A stretch of Desulfitobacterium dichloroeliminans LMG P-21439 DNA encodes these proteins:
- a CDS encoding tetraprenyl-beta-curcumene synthase family protein, which translates to MEIAKQVSNPRLIYSFIRTVFPEVKSQLQDWEHRASHCPDQVLADQAIASIRHKEFHCLGGSIYALYPGVRTKEVIEFVVAYQTISDYLDNLVDALEIHDELAYGQLHLAMTEALDANAKCSDYYAYYPYHEDGGYLKALVQTCQRRVQDLPSYPTIKGSMLELAELYAMLQTTKHLQPSVREEKMLRWLNQLLSNYPGLSPWELAAATGSTLGIFYLFALAYSPDLTESDVKQAKNAYFPWIAGLHILLDYFIDLEEDRETSQLNFVEYYPSPREREERLKHFVEVSYLQIRGLNYPKFHEAIVQGLMAMYLSDPKGSSQECTQVTQRLIRAGGIKVKILYSICKRLRGKGML; encoded by the coding sequence GTGGAGATCGCTAAGCAAGTTTCTAATCCCCGGTTGATTTATTCTTTTATCAGAACTGTGTTTCCTGAGGTGAAGTCGCAACTGCAAGATTGGGAACACAGAGCAAGCCACTGCCCAGATCAAGTACTGGCGGATCAAGCAATCGCTAGTATTAGGCATAAAGAATTCCACTGTCTAGGCGGAAGTATTTATGCCTTGTATCCCGGGGTAAGAACAAAAGAGGTCATTGAGTTTGTAGTTGCCTACCAAACCATCAGTGACTATCTAGATAATCTGGTCGATGCGTTAGAGATACATGATGAATTAGCTTATGGACAATTACATTTAGCCATGACAGAAGCATTAGATGCTAACGCGAAGTGCTCTGATTATTATGCCTATTATCCATATCATGAGGATGGGGGGTATCTAAAGGCACTTGTTCAGACCTGTCAGAGGAGGGTGCAGGATTTGCCTTCCTATCCCACAATTAAGGGATCTATGCTTGAGTTGGCAGAGCTTTATGCTATGCTTCAAACGACCAAGCACCTTCAGCCATCTGTACGTGAAGAGAAGATGTTAAGGTGGTTGAATCAGCTTTTGAGCAATTATCCCGGGCTGTCGCCTTGGGAGCTGGCGGCAGCTACGGGATCAACCCTAGGGATTTTTTATCTCTTTGCCCTTGCCTACAGTCCGGATTTGACAGAGAGCGATGTGAAGCAGGCTAAGAATGCGTACTTCCCCTGGATTGCCGGATTACATATACTCTTAGATTATTTTATCGACCTCGAAGAAGATAGAGAAACCTCTCAATTAAACTTTGTGGAGTATTACCCCTCGCCAAGAGAACGAGAAGAACGGCTAAAGCATTTTGTAGAAGTTTCCTACCTGCAAATAAGGGGGCTGAACTATCCCAAATTTCATGAAGCAATAGTTCAGGGATTAATGGCGATGTACCTATCTGACCCTAAAGGAAGTTCTCAAGAATGTACCCAAGTGACCCAAAGGCTGATACGGGCGGGGGGGATAAAGGTTAAAATTCTCTATTCGATATGTAAGAGATTGCGTGGTAAGGGGATGCTGTGA
- the tatA gene encoding twin-arginine translocase TatA/TatE family subunit yields the protein MLVTFGVITPTVMIIVLVIALVIFGPGKLPELGKALGRGISEFKSATNGEEEEKKDRVESKEV from the coding sequence ATGCTTGTGACTTTTGGTGTAATAACCCCGACGGTGATGATTATTGTTTTAGTTATTGCATTAGTTATTTTTGGGCCTGGAAAGCTCCCTGAATTAGGTAAAGCCTTAGGGAGAGGAATTTCTGAGTTTAAATCAGCAACCAATGGCGAAGAAGAAGAAAAGAAAGATCGCGTTGAAAGTAAAGAAGTTTAA
- a CDS encoding SDH family Clp fold serine proteinase has product MDTNERIHYLEQLEQIRGSKVLVYFAYTPLDDSILVPLYEQLKVIGHTEKIDLLLHSYGGAVDTPYKVVMLVREFCNEFGVIVPFVAKSAASMLVLGADEVVMGPFSELGPIDPLIKHPIYKDLWVPVQAIRYCIDYLQRSIENNPNPELVTGIITPMLNKLDPWLIGDYEKALKASHQYAEALLSRYMLKETPELVPIVTQALTEGYFSHGYPIGRQEAKELGLRVTEAEGELWDVIWSLYLGYEELFSNLNDE; this is encoded by the coding sequence ATGGATACGAATGAGAGAATTCATTATCTAGAACAGCTCGAACAAATTAGAGGTTCAAAGGTGCTAGTCTATTTTGCTTATACACCTCTGGACGATAGTATTCTGGTGCCCCTCTACGAGCAACTCAAAGTTATCGGCCATACAGAGAAAATTGATTTGCTTTTGCACAGTTATGGGGGAGCAGTGGACACTCCGTATAAGGTTGTTATGCTGGTCCGTGAGTTTTGCAATGAATTTGGAGTGATTGTTCCTTTTGTGGCCAAATCTGCGGCCTCGATGCTAGTTCTTGGCGCCGATGAGGTCGTGATGGGGCCTTTCTCTGAGCTCGGACCAATAGATCCGCTCATCAAGCATCCCATATATAAGGATCTTTGGGTGCCGGTTCAAGCCATACGGTATTGTATTGATTATTTGCAACGATCTATTGAAAATAATCCTAATCCTGAGCTGGTTACCGGAATTATTACTCCGATGTTAAACAAACTTGACCCTTGGTTAATTGGCGATTATGAGAAAGCTCTCAAGGCCTCTCATCAATACGCCGAAGCTCTTTTATCGCGGTATATGTTAAAGGAGACCCCCGAACTCGTCCCGATCGTCACCCAAGCTTTAACAGAAGGCTATTTCTCGCATGGTTACCCAATCGGACGTCAAGAGGCGAAAGAACTAGGTCTAAGGGTGACAGAAGCAGAGGGAGAGCTTTGGGATGTCATTTGGAGTTTGTATCTAGGCTATGAAGAGCTTTTTAGCAATCTCAATGATGAGTGA